One genomic window of Bacteroidales bacterium includes the following:
- a CDS encoding gliding motility-associated C-terminal domain-containing protein has translation MKKLIFLILVLASLQVQSQTYTISHYIPWSTHHQNMWGPNGQPFHLNINQQLFNINFNDTNTFGGIEYIFGLPFGAQFDLYTHLLLGSTFSISGFHTGWIDVDYPVRIDLTFPSPQTFMPGDWITINSRYHVMNGWNLSSSFPQDGVIDLDLDFGIHAQLDGTICFGACDNFNIINVDVPDDSISIIHIDQQNGDVTYPCMQNGQLAFCHDTILPIVFNNAWGTGISGEIGLPYITTQDHLDSTQLCHKLLIAQGDDPYAQFNIDIIQFLSAIAGILPPSTGQPILDFIAMLHDTIDIGGGISIEYQLLSAEMNISNTLQQDLTFNPTIWNHFTLPTAVDYYITDPNQNNATVATGNSANIDFQACHDLHIKYPCFGYPQFPIGIAHSLENEFTNHTWDSVAFSLTVNAFEFWINLPFLLKQMHGDSVEFKFTPQDSIMWADSLKKFIASKHFNLDKQNINLQDSILQHLCNTRSSIHIGPLLHWDIPLGYIPITWFDETWELEGFNDTIFPPETLIPLPEMAIHVTGKMCYEDVSGTLTVTVDHGRPPYTYTYSNGVSVTTADTFNVQTGFAPGTHYVTVTDNNGCALVGSYTIVGNNPQILYQFDIQDALCHGTASGGVSVIASGGTPGYTYQWSNGVTTPNNAPITAGNYTVTITDAVGCTTVGQAFVSEPPTYVSLAVDSIIKVECLGGTTGAIYLTTNGGVAGYTYQWNNNATTEDLINVPSGNYTVTVTDNHGCTLVQSYVVPQVPHCCMTPNAGNDKNVCGYTTQLEGSNPSPGNTAHWQFIGGPGNAVFSNPYLPNSTVMVTGPGTYQFTWHEYSTVCDSLDTVSITFITQPHANGGASPVNVCGVNYTLNAQFSVTGAVGSWQVLAPMQGIFSPNNTQPNALFTATTGYNSYYLVWTENNMGCTSSDTIRLDVHEMPMPDAGPDLAICGHEIVLTVNSSYPGFWSSSNPTAHFIPDNNLDSVLVNIVAINYIEVDTFVWTAYSDYCTNYDTVLVTFSSTPHAEAGPTQSICGYSTQLAADTIGSIASSAYWTANNNGVTINYTGSDPLPWNPQVTINNPNQFFGSSDYQSVYFYWHVQSGPGCESVDSVEVYFHRIPQAYAGYDTTICGKTYWLHATTSLNTPAGQWSMLNGPGSATFVTPSQALTMVTVTQFGIYNFIWKEMNPHMSQCYDQDTVTINFLVAPEPDAGFDTAVCGKFAYICAHPTMTNGQWSGPSGIAYYVNPNDPTPTPSNSTQPCTWVRWPSENDTVTMYWTEFNGVCAGYDSVNIYFGVVEEAVILTSPSDSVVCGPSYTLLSAQEPAHGYGYWMDTVYNTTFTPDPYQHNNVVATIDTGGTSYYGHHHFYWITVNGNCRDTSEVHYVNFIQKPNADAGGHYWPGLFGNNHTIKTDTVCGLAYQMSALNSNGVGTWYSTDYTYVHFTNGFNNYTQSHVPNDSLYLLCSSCYTVFSTNQPYREFIWQVQNNICSDADTIRLYFAPRPSGQFTVTTPACRYDSSMIIAHTWPSPNHEDYGIISFEWTYPGGTLSSLVSDPLHSDTIYVSWNSGNQHIVTLIEQNKWGCFSGIVSHTVNEPAPFNPQNTITPTTCGNCNGKIELNTSYVDPQGTVHPNYYTFNWLDTNSTTLMRDELCPNSWFHVVVNGQSQSPDATPGTVCHDTLHIYVPDTGTVIASFDTTILEQHQVAPYEVVMQNTTYNGRKYSWRVYDESNQMIYTSTAENPTIIFPNEGCYTIMLIATSKDGCVDTAIFKPLCVDKEPIFEVPNVFTPNGDGQNDVFKVHGEAIDEFEAKIYNRWGRKVYEWNDVNGYWDGKITGTEASPGVYYIVIKAKDRRGKEYKYEGYLHLLRER, from the coding sequence ATGAAGAAATTAATCTTTTTGATACTTGTTTTAGCCTCGCTCCAGGTACAATCACAAACTTATACCATTAGCCATTATATCCCTTGGAGCACACACCATCAAAATATGTGGGGACCCAATGGACAACCCTTTCATTTGAATATTAACCAACAGCTTTTTAATATCAATTTCAACGATACCAATACTTTTGGTGGGATTGAATACATTTTTGGGTTACCCTTTGGTGCACAATTCGATTTATATACACATTTGCTTTTAGGAAGCACTTTCTCTATTAGCGGTTTCCATACCGGTTGGATAGATGTTGATTATCCCGTTCGCATAGATTTAACTTTTCCTTCTCCTCAGACTTTTATGCCAGGCGATTGGATTACCATCAATTCGCGTTATCATGTTATGAATGGATGGAATTTGAGCTCCAGTTTCCCACAAGATGGGGTTATTGATCTTGATTTAGATTTTGGAATTCATGCTCAGCTCGATGGAACCATATGTTTTGGTGCATGCGACAATTTTAACATTATCAATGTTGATGTGCCCGACGATAGCATTTCTATTATTCATATCGACCAACAAAATGGTGATGTTACTTATCCTTGTATGCAAAACGGGCAACTCGCTTTTTGTCATGATACCATACTTCCCATTGTGTTCAACAACGCTTGGGGAACAGGTATTTCGGGCGAAATAGGGCTACCCTATATTACTACGCAAGACCATTTAGATTCAACTCAGCTTTGTCATAAACTTTTAATTGCGCAAGGCGATGATCCTTATGCTCAATTTAATATTGATATTATTCAGTTTTTATCTGCTATTGCGGGTATTTTACCGCCTTCTACCGGACAACCAATCTTAGATTTTATTGCTATGCTCCACGATACTATCGATATTGGAGGCGGAATAAGCATTGAATATCAGTTATTATCTGCAGAGATGAATATCTCCAATACGTTGCAACAAGATTTAACATTTAATCCTACCATCTGGAACCATTTTACTTTACCTACAGCCGTCGATTATTATATAACCGACCCAAATCAAAATAATGCTACGGTAGCTACGGGAAACTCTGCTAATATTGATTTTCAAGCTTGCCACGACTTACATATTAAATACCCTTGTTTTGGTTATCCGCAATTTCCCATTGGAATAGCACATTCGCTCGAAAATGAATTTACCAACCACACATGGGATAGTGTTGCCTTTTCGTTAACTGTCAATGCTTTTGAGTTTTGGATAAATTTACCGTTCCTTTTGAAACAAATGCACGGCGATTCGGTAGAATTTAAGTTTACACCTCAAGATTCGATTATGTGGGCAGATTCGCTTAAAAAGTTCATTGCCAGCAAGCATTTTAATCTCGATAAACAAAATATCAATCTTCAGGATTCTATTTTACAACATTTATGTAATACACGCAGTTCAATTCATATAGGACCACTTCTACATTGGGACATACCACTGGGTTATATTCCAATTACATGGTTTGACGAAACATGGGAATTAGAAGGCTTTAACGATACCATTTTTCCTCCCGAAACACTTATTCCTTTACCAGAAATGGCTATCCATGTTACCGGTAAAATGTGTTACGAAGATGTTTCAGGAACTTTAACGGTTACTGTTGACCATGGTCGCCCTCCTTATACATATACCTATTCAAATGGTGTTTCAGTAACCACAGCCGATACATTCAACGTTCAGACTGGTTTTGCACCGGGTACTCACTATGTAACTGTAACCGACAACAATGGATGTGCTTTAGTAGGAAGCTATACCATAGTAGGAAATAATCCACAAATTTTATATCAGTTTGATATACAAGATGCACTCTGCCACGGAACGGCCAGTGGTGGTGTTTCGGTTATAGCCAGTGGTGGCACTCCTGGCTATACTTATCAATGGTCGAATGGAGTAACAACTCCCAATAATGCCCCCATTACAGCCGGAAATTATACGGTAACCATTACCGATGCCGTAGGATGTACAACGGTTGGTCAAGCTTTCGTATCTGAACCACCTACTTATGTCTCCTTGGCAGTTGATAGTATTATTAAGGTTGAATGCTTAGGTGGAACAACCGGTGCTATTTATTTAACGACCAACGGAGGTGTTGCTGGCTATACTTATCAATGGAACAATAATGCTACAACAGAAGACCTTATCAATGTGCCTTCCGGAAATTATACGGTTACCGTTACCGATAATCATGGTTGTACATTAGTACAATCGTATGTAGTGCCACAGGTGCCACATTGCTGTATGACACCTAATGCTGGTAATGATAAAAACGTTTGTGGATATACTACTCAACTCGAAGGCAGCAATCCATCGCCCGGCAATACGGCTCATTGGCAATTTATTGGTGGACCAGGGAATGCTGTCTTTTCTAATCCTTATTTGCCAAACTCTACGGTTATGGTTACCGGTCCAGGCACTTATCAATTTACGTGGCACGAATACAGTACGGTATGCGATTCGCTCGATACCGTTAGCATAACTTTTATTACACAACCTCATGCCAATGGCGGAGCATCGCCGGTAAATGTTTGTGGTGTCAACTATACGCTCAATGCTCAATTTAGTGTTACGGGCGCTGTTGGTTCATGGCAAGTATTAGCACCCATGCAGGGAATATTTAGTCCAAACAATACTCAACCCAATGCCTTGTTTACGGCAACTACCGGATATAATTCTTATTATTTGGTATGGACCGAAAACAATATGGGATGTACTTCATCGGATACTATACGTTTGGATGTTCACGAAATGCCCATGCCCGATGCTGGTCCAGACTTAGCTATATGTGGACACGAAATTGTGCTTACGGTTAACAGCAGTTATCCTGGCTTTTGGTCGTCGTCAAATCCTACAGCTCATTTTATTCCCGATAATAATTTAGATAGTGTGTTGGTAAATATTGTGGCAATTAATTATATAGAAGTAGATACTTTTGTATGGACAGCATATTCGGATTATTGTACCAATTATGATACTGTTTTAGTAACCTTCTCATCTACACCACATGCCGAAGCCGGGCCTACTCAATCTATTTGCGGTTATAGCACTCAATTAGCTGCCGACACTATAGGCAGTATTGCATCTTCGGCATATTGGACAGCCAATAACAACGGCGTTACCATCAATTATACCGGTTCTGACCCATTACCATGGAATCCCCAGGTTACGATAAATAATCCTAATCAATTTTTTGGAAGCTCCGACTATCAATCGGTATATTTCTACTGGCATGTTCAAAGTGGTCCCGGTTGCGAATCGGTTGATTCTGTTGAAGTTTATTTCCATCGTATTCCTCAGGCTTATGCCGGTTACGATACCACTATTTGCGGAAAAACGTATTGGCTACATGCTACAACAAGCCTCAATACTCCTGCCGGACAATGGTCTATGTTAAATGGACCGGGTTCGGCAACATTTGTTACGCCCAGCCAAGCATTGACAATGGTTACGGTTACACAATTTGGTATTTACAATTTTATATGGAAAGAAATGAACCCGCATATGTCGCAATGCTATGATCAGGATACGGTAACCATTAATTTCTTGGTGGCTCCAGAGCCCGATGCTGGTTTTGATACTGCTGTTTGTGGTAAGTTCGCTTATATTTGCGCACATCCTACAATGACGAATGGTCAATGGAGTGGACCCAGTGGTATTGCTTATTATGTAAATCCTAATGATCCTACTCCAACTCCAAGCAATAGCACCCAACCTTGTACATGGGTTCGCTGGCCTTCCGAAAACGATACAGTTACTATGTACTGGACTGAGTTTAATGGAGTTTGTGCTGGTTACGACTCGGTAAATATTTATTTTGGTGTCGTTGAAGAAGCAGTTATTTTAACAAGTCCATCCGATTCCGTAGTTTGTGGACCAAGTTATACGCTACTTTCGGCACAGGAACCTGCTCATGGTTATGGTTATTGGATGGATACCGTATATAATACTACATTTACACCCGATCCATATCAGCATAATAATGTGGTAGCTACTATCGATACCGGTGGAACAAGTTATTACGGGCATCATCATTTCTATTGGATTACGGTGAATGGTAATTGTCGCGATACCAGCGAAGTTCATTATGTCAATTTTATTCAAAAACCTAATGCAGATGCCGGTGGACATTATTGGCCCGGATTGTTTGGCAATAACCATACTATTAAGACCGATACCGTTTGCGGTTTAGCTTATCAAATGAGCGCCCTTAATTCTAATGGTGTGGGAACGTGGTATAGTACCGATTATACGTATGTTCATTTTACCAATGGTTTTAACAATTATACTCAAAGCCACGTCCCCAATGATAGTTTATACTTACTTTGTTCAAGTTGTTATACTGTTTTTTCAACTAATCAACCTTATAGAGAATTTATCTGGCAAGTCCAAAATAATATTTGTTCCGATGCCGATACGATACGCCTTTATTTTGCTCCTCGACCTTCGGGGCAGTTTACAGTTACAACACCTGCTTGTAGATATGATAGCTCGATGATAATAGCTCATACTTGGCCTTCTCCTAATCACGAAGACTATGGTATTATTAGCTTTGAATGGACGTATCCCGGTGGAACATTAAGTTCATTGGTTTCAGATCCACTACACAGTGATACCATTTATGTTTCTTGGAATAGTGGTAATCAACATATAGTTACCCTTATTGAACAAAACAAATGGGGGTGCTTTAGCGGTATTGTTAGCCATACGGTGAACGAACCGGCACCTTTTAATCCACAAAACACTATAACACCCACAACCTGTGGAAATTGCAATGGGAAAATTGAGCTTAATACTTCGTATGTTGATCCACAAGGAACCGTTCATCCAAACTACTATACATTTAATTGGTTAGATACAAATAGCACTACTTTAATGCGTGATGAACTATGTCCTAATTCGTGGTTCCATGTAGTTGTAAATGGACAATCGCAAAGTCCTGATGCAACACCGGGTACGGTTTGCCACGACACACTTCATATTTATGTGCCCGACACGGGAACGGTTATTGCTTCGTTTGATACCACCATTCTTGAGCAACATCAAGTGGCACCTTACGAAGTTGTTATGCAAAATACCACCTACAACGGACGCAAATACTCATGGCGGGTTTACGATGAATCGAATCAAATGATTTACACCTCAACGGCTGAAAATCCAACCATCATTTTCCCTAACGAAGGATGTTATACTATTATGCTTATTGCTACGAGCAAAGATGGTTGTGTAGATACGGCTATTTTCAAGCCTTTATGTGTTGATAAAGAACCCATATTTGAAGTTCCGAATGTGTTTACTCCCAACGGCGATGGTCAAAACGATGTATTCAAAGTTCATGGCGAAGCCATCGATGAATTTGAAGCTAAAATTTACAATCGCTGGGGCAGAAAAGTTTACGAATGGAACGATGTAAATGGTTACTGGGATGGCAAAATTACCGGAACAGAAGCTTCGCCGGGTGTATATTATATCGTTATAAAAGCCAAAGACCGTAGAGGTAAAGAATATAAATACGAAGGATACTTGCATTTGTTGAGAGAACGGTAA
- a CDS encoding aminoacyl-histidine dipeptidase — translation MLEKLNPSLVWKYFEEILAIPRPSKKEEKIIAYLKAFAEQNKLDYKIDKAGNVLISKPATRGFERTKTIVLQSHVDMVCEKNSDSKHNFDTDPIIPMIDGEWLKAKETTLGADNGIGVATQLALLASKDMEHGPLECLFTVDEETGLTGAFALKPDFFTGKILINLDSEDEGEIFIGCAGGKDTVATMKYEPKKAPGKQIALKISVSGLRGGHSGDDIHKGYANAVKLLTRILYLLDQKYGYRLANIDGGNLRNAIAREANAIIYVTHEKVLKIKDEVYAFEKILKDEYKHTENNLKVTIEELDKKQSPETVIDKRTQPKIIQSLYACPHGVIAWSQDMPGLVETSTNLASIKMKGKNKIEITTSQRSSVESAKTDIVNMVETVFLLADADVKHSNGYPGWKPNPQSPILEVAKKVYYQLFNENPKVKAIHAGLECGLFLEKYPDLDMISIGPTMRGVHSPDERLHIPSVEKFWKFLTEILVNIPSK, via the coding sequence ATGCTAGAAAAATTAAATCCTTCGTTAGTGTGGAAATATTTCGAAGAAATTCTTGCAATTCCACGTCCTTCAAAAAAAGAAGAAAAAATAATAGCTTATCTCAAAGCTTTTGCCGAACAAAACAAATTAGATTACAAAATAGATAAAGCGGGTAATGTACTTATTTCAAAACCAGCCACCAGAGGCTTTGAGCGAACAAAAACTATTGTTTTGCAAAGCCATGTGGATATGGTTTGTGAGAAAAACAGCGACTCCAAACACAATTTTGATACAGACCCCATAATACCAATGATAGATGGCGAATGGCTTAAAGCAAAAGAAACAACGCTTGGAGCTGATAATGGGATAGGGGTAGCTACTCAACTTGCTCTTTTAGCTTCTAAAGATATGGAGCATGGACCTTTAGAATGCTTATTTACTGTTGATGAAGAAACCGGCTTAACGGGTGCCTTTGCTTTAAAACCTGATTTTTTTACAGGAAAAATTCTTATAAACCTCGATTCCGAAGATGAAGGCGAAATTTTTATTGGTTGTGCCGGAGGTAAAGATACAGTAGCCACTATGAAATATGAGCCTAAAAAAGCACCAGGCAAACAAATCGCATTAAAAATTTCGGTAAGTGGTCTGCGTGGTGGGCACTCGGGCGATGATATTCATAAGGGTTATGCTAATGCCGTTAAGCTTTTAACCCGAATTTTATACTTACTTGATCAAAAATATGGCTATCGTTTAGCCAACATAGATGGTGGAAATCTTAGAAATGCCATAGCACGCGAAGCCAATGCCATCATTTATGTAACACACGAAAAAGTGTTGAAAATTAAAGATGAAGTTTATGCTTTCGAAAAAATACTGAAAGATGAATATAAACATACTGAAAACAATTTAAAAGTTACCATTGAAGAATTAGATAAAAAACAAAGTCCCGAAACCGTCATTGACAAACGCACACAGCCCAAAATTATTCAATCGCTTTATGCTTGCCCTCATGGCGTAATAGCATGGAGTCAAGATATGCCTGGTTTAGTAGAAACATCTACTAATTTGGCTTCTATTAAAATGAAAGGGAAAAATAAGATTGAAATTACAACCAGTCAACGCAGCTCCGTAGAATCGGCAAAAACCGATATTGTTAATATGGTTGAAACAGTATTTTTATTGGCTGATGCAGATGTAAAACACTCAAACGGTTATCCAGGGTGGAAACCGAATCCTCAAAGCCCAATTTTGGAGGTAGCAAAAAAAGTTTACTACCAATTATTTAATGAAAATCCAAAAGTCAAAGCTATACATGCTGGTCTGGAGTGCGGTTTATTCCTCGAAAAATATCCCGACCTCGATATGATTTCTATTGGACCTACCATGCGTGGCGTTCATAGCCCGGACGAAAGATTACACATTCCGTCGGTTGAAAAATTCTGGAAGTTTTTAACAGAAATACTTGTGAATATTCCATCAAAGTAA